The Limnospira fusiformis SAG 85.79 genomic interval CGACTATGGTATATGGGGCCGATGTTTCGCTACGAACGTCCTCAAGCGGGACGACAACGACAATTTCATCAACTTGGGGTGGAGGTTCTCGGTAGTGATGACCCCCGCGCTGATGTGGAAGTGATCGCGGTGGCGGTGGATATCCTCAAGAGTTTGGGAGTCACCAATCTGCATTTGAATCTTAATTCAGTAGGCGATCGCACCGATCGCCAAAATTATCGTCAAGCCTTGGTGGATTATCTGACACCCTTTCAGGACGAACTTGATCAAGACTCTCGCGATCGCCTTACCCGTAACCCCATGCGGATTTTGGATAGTAAGGATGAACGCACCCAGGAAATTACCCGCGACGCTCCCAGTATTTTGGACTATCTGGGAGAGCGATCGCAATCTCACTTTGAACGAGTCCAGTATTTGATTAAGGAATTGGGGATTTCTTACACGCTCAATCCTCGACTGGTTCGCGGTTTGGACTATTACACCCATACTGCTTTTGAGATTATTTCTGATGACCTTGGCGCTCAGGCTACCGTTTGCGGCGGTGGTCGCTATGATGGTTTGGTCCAGGAACTTGGCGGCCCGGAAGTCCCGGCGGTGGGTTGGGCGATCGGTTTGGAACGTTTAATTATTCTGCTTCAGCAATTGCACCAACCTCCACAAGTTACCCCAGAATTATATTTGGTGTCTCGCGGAGAAAAAGCCGAGGCTAATAGTCTGATTTTGGCTCAGAAACTGCGTCAAGCGGGGTTGAGGGTTGAATTAGACCTGAGTGGTAGTGCTTTTGGTAAACAGTTTAAACGAGCCGATCGCAGTGGTGCTGTGGCTTGTTTGGTGTTGGGAGATGCTGAAGCGATCGCCGGAACTGTGAACCTCAAATGGTTGAAAAGTGGCGAGCAAACTGTCTTCAATCAAGTTGATCTAATTGCCAAGGCTGACCAAATTAAACAACAGTTAATTGCCAACAATTAATTATTAGTTAATTGGCTGTTTTTGTTGAGTAAAAACAAGGGGGGTAATTGTGGAAATGACTGCTGGGAGTGATTAAACTGCCATAATTCTTGTTAATTAAAAAGGCGGTTTTTGCAGATATGGGCGGGTTAGAAAATCACGGTTAATTGACAATAAACTGCTGAACCCGCCCTAATTTATAGGAATCGTCAAAGGTTTAAGTTTCCGAGGTGGAAGAGTGGTTAAAGGCGGGAGTTAGATAAGCCGCCAAAACAGCGATTAAGAAAGCCGAGACGTTGCGAATTACCGGAACCCAGTCGGAGGTGCGACTAATTACCGGACCCAGACCGAAGGCTATAAATAAAATGCCCCACAGGGGAGAAAAGATTAAGGCCCATTGCCAAGCCACAATTTGTCCGGGTTTACGGGGAATAGCCGCAATACCACAAATCACCCCACCCAAGGCGGAGGTGATTAAGGTGAGAATCCATTGTTCTCTGGGAAGACCGGGAACTACTCGACAACCACCATCTTTGAGTAAACAGGTTTCAATGGTTTGGATAGATTGCAATATTGATTGATCTTCACCATTATCGCGGACAAAGTATTGATTACCGTAGCGGGTCTGAAGTTCCACCCAAAAGGTTCGGGTCAGCAGGTCGTATAGATCCCGACCGACACTAAAGTTAAGAATATTACCGCCGCGTTGATCAGCTACCAATAGGACACTGTGTTCATCAAGTCCCCAATATTGCTTAACGGCGCGACCGGGAGTGCGATCGAACTGAGTTAGGACCCTGAGTTTCCAGCCAGTTTGGGATTCAAACTGTTTCAGGTCTTCGGCTAAAAGGTCTTCTTGAACGTCTGTCAGCAGTTCAGCTAAATCTATGATCGGGGTTTGGACTTCGGGTAAAAGTTCAGGGTTGTTGTAAGCGCCTGCTACAGGTGCGATCGCCCAGGTGGAAAGCACGACACAGAATACAGCAATGAATCGGAAGAGTTTGTGCGACCAGATTTGTTGCATAGATATTTTATACCAAATAATCAAATGTGAACGACGGCAGATGTTGCTTAACCCACAGATAATGCCAACTCATATTCGTTACAATTGTTAACCTTATCATAAAATCGGAGAAATGCAGCCAGTGTCTATGACGATTCCTGATCAGGGTAAGGAGGCTTGTTAACTCCTCTGGTAGGTGTTCTCGCACAATTGGCGATCGCTATCCCTAACATTAGGATTATGGTCAAGATAGTTGCGAACCCACTCACAAGCCTTGTCTACGAGACTATCGAGATCCAAATTCCACAGAATCACGCTGTGGTCGCGACTAGCGGAGGCTAATGTTCGGCCATCTGGACTGAAAGTCAGAGACATAACACTATCACCATGTCCCATCAAAGTTTTTAGCAAAGTTCCGTCCTTAGCGCTCCAAATGCGAACATGACTATCATAACTAGCGGAAGCCACTAAAGACCCATCAGGACTAAAGACTACACGAGTGACACTATCGCTAGTCCCTTTTAATAGGGTATTGAGCAAAACTCCCTCCTGAGTCCACAATTTAACTGTATTGTCGTATCCAGCAGAGGCTATAACTTTACCATCGGGACTAAAGTTAACCCCCAAGACATAACTTTCATGAGCCTGGATAGTTTTGAGGCGATCAAGCATAGTATTG includes:
- the hisS gene encoding histidine--tRNA ligase, with the translated sequence MESIQSLRGTRDILPEEVGYWQWVASVAEETLARGNYQEIRTPIFEPTALFERGIGEATDVVGKEMYTFCDRGDRSITLRPEGTAGVVRAYIERKLFANPGVQRLWYMGPMFRYERPQAGRQRQFHQLGVEVLGSDDPRADVEVIAVAVDILKSLGVTNLHLNLNSVGDRTDRQNYRQALVDYLTPFQDELDQDSRDRLTRNPMRILDSKDERTQEITRDAPSILDYLGERSQSHFERVQYLIKELGISYTLNPRLVRGLDYYTHTAFEIISDDLGAQATVCGGGRYDGLVQELGGPEVPAVGWAIGLERLIILLQQLHQPPQVTPELYLVSRGEKAEANSLILAQKLRQAGLRVELDLSGSAFGKQFKRADRSGAVACLVLGDAEAIAGTVNLKWLKSGEQTVFNQVDLIAKADQIKQQLIANN
- a CDS encoding TPM domain-containing protein, which encodes MQQIWSHKLFRFIAVFCVVLSTWAIAPVAGAYNNPELLPEVQTPIIDLAELLTDVQEDLLAEDLKQFESQTGWKLRVLTQFDRTPGRAVKQYWGLDEHSVLLVADQRGGNILNFSVGRDLYDLLTRTFWVELQTRYGNQYFVRDNGEDQSILQSIQTIETCLLKDGGCRVVPGLPREQWILTLITSALGGVICGIAAIPRKPGQIVAWQWALIFSPLWGILFIAFGLGPVISRTSDWVPVIRNVSAFLIAVLAAYLTPAFNHSSTSET